The following proteins are co-located in the Candidatus Accumulibacter cognatus genome:
- a CDS encoding OsmC family protein, translating to MSEYTAEVLWLRGEQDFLGNRYSRRHLLRFDGGVEIPGSSSPHVVPVPMSDIFAVDPEEAFVSSLASCHMLWFLSIAAKRRYCVDRYCDAATGIMERNEAGKLVISVVTLRPEVQFSGASMPTHAQLDQMHHQAHDECFIANSVRTEVRCIPIYTAPEG from the coding sequence ATGTCGGAATACACTGCAGAAGTTCTTTGGCTCCGTGGAGAGCAGGATTTTCTTGGCAACAGATACAGCCGGCGGCATCTTCTGCGCTTCGATGGCGGCGTCGAGATCCCGGGGTCGTCATCTCCGCATGTCGTGCCGGTGCCAATGTCCGACATCTTCGCAGTCGACCCCGAGGAGGCTTTTGTCTCGTCCCTGGCAAGCTGTCACATGCTTTGGTTCCTGTCAATCGCAGCGAAGCGAAGGTATTGCGTCGATCGCTACTGCGACGCTGCCACTGGCATCATGGAGAGGAACGAAGCCGGCAAACTGGTCATCTCGGTGGTCACCTTGCGTCCGGAGGTGCAATTTTCCGGTGCAAGCATGCCAACACACGCGCAATTGGATCAGATGCACCACCAGGCCCATGACGAGTGTTTCATCGCCAATTCCGTCAGGACCGAGGTTCGTTGCATTCCGATCTACACGGCTCCTGAAGGGTAG
- a CDS encoding PaaI family thioesterase has protein sequence MSLLRSDITIELLNQQGSEYLPGYLGIVILSLAPNTLSSRMPIHKLHVAPNDFLHAASVVALADTSCGYATIAHLPEGAQSFTTIELKSNHLGTVKEGSVACTATAQHLGRNTQVWDAVVSDEASGRKLALFRCTQMILWPKAVHR, from the coding sequence ATGAGCTTACTACGCAGCGACATCACCATCGAACTCCTCAACCAGCAAGGCAGCGAGTACTTACCGGGCTACCTGGGCATCGTGATCCTGTCGCTGGCACCGAACACGCTCAGCAGCCGGATGCCGATCCACAAGCTGCACGTCGCACCCAACGATTTCCTGCATGCGGCCAGCGTCGTCGCGCTGGCCGACACGAGCTGCGGTTACGCGACCATCGCGCATTTGCCGGAAGGCGCACAGTCCTTCACGACCATCGAGCTGAAGAGCAACCATCTCGGCACCGTCAAAGAGGGAAGCGTCGCCTGCACGGCGACCGCCCAACACCTCGGACGCAACACGCAGGTCTGGGATGCGGTGGTAAGCGACGAGGCGAGCGGGCGCAAGCTGGCCCTGTTTCGCTGCACGCAGATGATCCTCTGGCCGAAAGCCGTACACCGGTAG
- a CDS encoding MFS transporter, giving the protein MLRSLNHPGVMAITLAAAGILMVTMGTRQSFGLIIAPINSTSGLGIATISLALAIGQFTWGAIQPVAGALADRYGPRAVLTGGIVMLAMGCAITPYATSGFGLVVSLGLLAAIGSGAGSFSVLIGAAAQRLPLEVRGTASGVINAGGSFGQFVFAPILQKAIQALGWMGAMWVLAVMTLAALPLVRKVASPLPAAPAHAVERADQGLRAALREAFGDSSYLLLHAGFFTCGFHIAFLVTHLPGEVNLCGLPPEVASWSLAIIGLANILGSLYAGACVSRYRSKYVLAVMYGSRAVLVAAYLLAPRTELTFYVFAAGLGFTWLATVPPTAAIVGKLFGVRYLATLFGMTLLSHQIGGFLGAWLGGLVIVRFGDFGWMWYADMALATAAALINLPIREAPMTRALAPA; this is encoded by the coding sequence ATGCTGCGTTCGCTCAACCACCCCGGCGTCATGGCCATCACCCTGGCTGCGGCCGGCATCCTGATGGTGACAATGGGAACGCGCCAGTCCTTCGGCCTGATCATCGCGCCGATCAACTCCACAAGCGGATTGGGAATTGCCACCATCAGCCTGGCTCTTGCAATCGGCCAATTCACCTGGGGAGCGATCCAGCCGGTAGCCGGCGCCCTGGCTGACCGTTACGGGCCGCGCGCTGTCCTCACCGGCGGCATCGTCATGCTGGCAATGGGTTGCGCGATTACTCCATACGCCACTTCGGGTTTCGGTCTGGTGGTATCGCTCGGCCTGCTGGCAGCGATCGGTTCAGGCGCCGGGAGCTTTTCAGTGCTGATCGGCGCCGCTGCGCAGCGCCTGCCGCTGGAAGTGCGCGGTACAGCATCGGGAGTGATCAACGCCGGCGGTTCCTTTGGGCAATTCGTCTTCGCTCCGATCCTCCAGAAGGCGATCCAGGCGCTCGGCTGGATGGGCGCGATGTGGGTTCTGGCAGTGATGACCCTGGCGGCGTTGCCCCTGGTGCGGAAGGTCGCCAGCCCGCTGCCGGCCGCGCCGGCCCATGCCGTCGAGCGGGCCGACCAGGGTTTGCGGGCGGCCCTGCGCGAGGCATTCGGCGACAGCAGCTACCTGCTGCTGCATGCCGGCTTCTTCACCTGCGGCTTCCACATCGCATTCCTGGTCACCCATCTGCCGGGCGAGGTCAATCTGTGCGGGCTGCCTCCCGAGGTCGCCAGTTGGTCGCTGGCGATCATTGGCCTGGCCAACATCCTGGGCAGCCTCTATGCCGGTGCCTGTGTCTCCCGCTATCGCAGCAAGTACGTACTGGCGGTCATGTACGGCTCGCGCGCCGTGCTCGTCGCCGCTTACCTGCTGGCGCCGCGCACGGAGCTGACTTTCTACGTCTTCGCTGCCGGTCTCGGGTTTACCTGGCTGGCGACTGTCCCACCGACGGCGGCCATCGTCGGCAAGCTGTTCGGCGTTCGCTATCTGGCCACGCTGTTCGGCATGACCCTGCTGTCGCACCAGATCGGCGGCTTCCTTGGCGCCTGGCTGGGTGGCCTGGTCATTGTCCGTTTCGGCGACTTCGGCTGGATGTGGTACGCCGACATGGCACTGGCCACCGCCGCTGCGCTGATCAACCTGCCGATCCGCGAAGCGCCCATGACCAGGGCGCTTGCTCCGGCCTGA
- a CDS encoding LysR family transcriptional regulator: MIWLSSWASFVKIVETGSMAAAARRLDCTRAQISKQVGDLEQAFAVRLFERTTRKLRLTPAGEIFYQHALRALEVVDRADLAVRIGTEVPCGIIRISASLTFGRLYIAPLLPHLTECYPQLDCELLLTDDLVDLIEDRIDLALRLTNTPPEDAVARPLAVVKRVICAAPAYLDTYGHPATPAELTRHQCFDYAHPSGKAVWRLLDRQGEEMAIPVNSRFRINNVDCVLEAVLAGRGMAVLPTYLCGSYLADGRLCAVLDDHEPLSSFGRHVYACYTPSRVRLAKVRVVLDELDTLFRPVPPWERAV; this comes from the coding sequence ATGATCTGGTTGAGCAGTTGGGCAAGCTTTGTCAAGATTGTCGAAACCGGCAGCATGGCTGCAGCAGCCCGTCGTCTCGACTGTACGCGGGCACAGATCAGCAAGCAGGTCGGCGACCTCGAGCAAGCTTTTGCTGTCCGTCTCTTCGAGAGAACGACACGCAAACTACGCTTGACACCGGCGGGCGAAATCTTCTACCAGCATGCGTTGCGTGCGCTGGAAGTCGTTGACCGTGCCGATCTGGCGGTCCGGATTGGCACCGAAGTGCCGTGTGGGATCATCCGCATCAGCGCCTCGTTGACCTTCGGACGGTTGTACATTGCCCCGCTGTTGCCGCATTTGACCGAATGCTATCCACAACTTGATTGTGAGCTGTTGTTGACCGACGATCTGGTCGACTTGATTGAGGACCGGATCGATCTGGCCTTGCGCCTGACCAATACGCCTCCTGAGGATGCAGTCGCCCGACCCCTGGCCGTGGTCAAGCGGGTGATCTGTGCCGCGCCGGCCTATCTCGATACCTACGGGCATCCCGCAACACCCGCGGAACTGACGAGGCACCAGTGTTTCGATTATGCGCATCCCTCTGGAAAGGCGGTGTGGCGGCTGCTCGATCGTCAGGGAGAAGAAATGGCCATCCCGGTCAACAGCAGATTTCGCATCAACAACGTCGATTGTGTTCTGGAAGCTGTTCTCGCGGGTCGCGGCATGGCAGTCCTGCCCACCTATCTCTGCGGCTCATACCTGGCCGACGGCAGGCTGTGCGCGGTGCTCGATGACCATGAGCCGCTGAGCAGCTTCGGTCGCCATGTCTACGCCTGTTATACCCCGAGCCGAGTCCGACTGGCCAAGGTCCGCGTCGTTCTCGACGAACTCGATACGCTGTTTCGGCCCGTGCCGCCATGGGAGCGGGCTGTCTGA
- a CDS encoding DMT family transporter, which produces MPWKHWSAERIGIALAVLAAFGFSFKAIFVKLAYAAASVHAITLLTLRMSFTLPIVLCVSLWVGRSTPRLARSDWGLLILLGLLGYYGASILDFVGLQYISAALERLILFIYPTLTVLIGWLFMGKRLQRRQVAALVLSYAGIGLAFAHDLEVAGDVHTVLIGAAFVFGSALSYAMYSAGTETAIRRLGAIRFAALAMTVSTVATQIHFLVSQPLSALVQPMPVYLCGIGMAIFSTALPVFWQSAAIRRIGSAQAVLIGTLGPVLTIFFGWGLLDEPVSLPQLMGAGLVLAGVLMVVRRATTSHSGRGYAGTAQSARSQTGSGGLLR; this is translated from the coding sequence ATGCCCTGGAAACACTGGTCCGCCGAGCGCATCGGAATCGCCCTGGCCGTTCTTGCTGCGTTTGGGTTTTCGTTCAAGGCGATCTTCGTCAAGCTGGCCTATGCTGCCGCGTCGGTCCATGCGATCACTCTGTTGACGCTGCGGATGAGCTTCACACTCCCGATCGTGCTTTGCGTCAGCCTCTGGGTTGGCCGGTCCACGCCGCGGCTAGCCCGTTCGGACTGGGGACTCCTCATCCTGCTGGGACTGCTCGGCTACTACGGCGCCAGCATCCTGGACTTTGTTGGGCTACAGTACATCTCGGCGGCCCTGGAACGTCTGATCCTGTTCATTTATCCGACGCTGACGGTCCTGATCGGCTGGCTGTTCATGGGTAAACGACTGCAGCGGCGACAAGTGGCCGCACTCGTGCTCTCTTACGCCGGCATCGGATTGGCCTTTGCCCACGATCTCGAGGTCGCTGGCGATGTCCACACGGTACTGATTGGAGCGGCTTTCGTGTTCGGATCGGCCTTGTCCTACGCCATGTATAGCGCCGGCACAGAAACCGCCATCCGGCGACTCGGGGCGATTCGATTCGCCGCTCTGGCGATGACCGTCTCGACCGTCGCAACGCAAATTCACTTTCTGGTGAGCCAGCCCCTCTCTGCACTGGTTCAACCCATGCCGGTGTATCTCTGTGGGATCGGAATGGCGATATTCTCGACAGCATTACCAGTGTTCTGGCAGTCGGCCGCAATTCGCCGGATTGGTTCGGCACAGGCGGTGTTGATCGGTACCCTGGGGCCGGTCCTGACGATATTTTTTGGCTGGGGCTTGCTGGATGAGCCGGTGTCGCTGCCCCAACTGATGGGCGCCGGATTGGTGTTGGCCGGAGTCCTGATGGTTGTGCGCCGGGCGACCACCAGTCACTCTGGCAGAGGATACGCAGGCACCGCGCAAAGCGCCAGATCGCAGACTGGATCTGGCGGACTATTGCGGTGA
- a CDS encoding LysR family transcriptional regulator produces the protein MHYGLIDLRLFVAIAELKNLTRGAERVHLAPSSASHRIRLLEASIGTPLLLREARGVKLTRAGELLLRHARQVFAQLEQMHADLSPYAKGVRGHVRLWANTHATHTFLPDSLSAFLRCYPQVSITLEEHTSPEVVMAVVRGEVEVGVVAESVEGVDVELIPYRADRLVLITPADHPLAGRTSTSFVEVLDFPFVMLHSGSAIHTFTMNAAAALGRHLEVRIQVRSFEAVCRMVSAGVGLGMVPGSAIPDDTTRSSLAILELQESWAQRDLKVCVKNRELLSGFAASLVESLTGKPLT, from the coding sequence ATGCATTATGGTCTGATCGATCTCCGGCTCTTTGTGGCCATTGCGGAGTTGAAGAATCTGACTCGCGGCGCCGAGCGGGTTCATTTGGCGCCCTCCTCGGCGAGTCATCGCATCCGTCTGCTTGAAGCATCGATCGGCACACCGCTGCTGCTTCGCGAAGCGCGAGGGGTCAAGCTCACCCGTGCGGGCGAGTTGCTGCTTCGTCATGCACGACAGGTTTTCGCCCAACTCGAACAGATGCATGCCGACCTTTCGCCCTATGCAAAGGGAGTCAGGGGTCATGTCAGACTGTGGGCCAATACGCATGCAACCCATACATTTCTTCCTGACAGCCTCTCGGCCTTCTTGCGTTGTTACCCGCAGGTCAGCATCACGCTTGAAGAACATACGAGTCCCGAGGTCGTGATGGCCGTTGTTCGGGGAGAAGTTGAAGTCGGTGTCGTTGCGGAATCCGTCGAGGGGGTAGACGTGGAACTCATCCCTTACCGCGCCGACCGTCTGGTGCTGATCACGCCGGCTGATCATCCGCTGGCCGGGCGAACGAGCACCTCGTTTGTCGAGGTGCTGGATTTTCCCTTCGTGATGCTTCACTCGGGGTCGGCGATCCACACCTTCACGATGAACGCGGCAGCGGCGCTCGGGCGGCATCTCGAAGTCCGGATTCAGGTGCGAAGTTTCGAGGCGGTTTGTCGTATGGTGAGTGCTGGCGTAGGGCTTGGAATGGTTCCTGGAAGCGCGATTCCGGACGATACGACACGATCCTCGCTAGCCATTCTTGAGCTACAAGAGAGTTGGGCGCAGCGCGATCTCAAGGTTTGCGTGAAAAACAGGGAACTGTTGTCCGGATTTGCGGCAAGTCTGGTGGAGAGTCTGACGGGGAAACCCTTGACGTGA
- the phnE gene encoding phosphonate ABC transporter, permease protein PhnE, translating to MNANDVQEPCAARGAADFCLSCVLTSGLLIAAVVASFAYLAIDFGALFSADSAAAMGKFAISFLPPDLDPEFVRKTAWGALQTFSVAMVGTLLATLAGLLLSLPAAGRQGVATARLSRFLLNLLRSVPELVWATLMVLVAGLGPFAGALALALHTTGVLGRLFAEAIENAPRQPEQSLREAGSGGVPAFLYGTQPLVWPQCVAYGLYRLEMNIRMAAVLGFVGAGGLGQMLYYHLSIFQQAQAATVLIAMFILVLAVDALSDRLRKRMASV from the coding sequence ATGAACGCGAATGACGTTCAGGAGCCCTGTGCGGCACGCGGCGCCGCTGATTTCTGCCTGTCCTGCGTGCTCACCAGCGGCCTGCTGATTGCTGCCGTGGTGGCCAGCTTCGCCTATCTCGCGATCGATTTCGGGGCACTGTTTTCGGCCGATTCGGCAGCCGCAATGGGAAAATTTGCCATCTCCTTCCTGCCACCCGATCTCGACCCTGAATTCGTGCGCAAGACCGCCTGGGGCGCCTTGCAGACCTTCTCGGTGGCCATGGTCGGCACGCTGCTGGCGACGCTGGCGGGACTGTTGCTGTCCTTGCCCGCGGCCGGGCGGCAAGGGGTCGCCACCGCCAGGCTGTCGCGCTTTCTCCTCAATCTGCTGCGCAGCGTGCCGGAACTGGTCTGGGCAACGCTGATGGTGCTCGTCGCTGGCCTCGGACCTTTCGCCGGTGCGTTGGCGCTGGCGCTGCACACCACCGGAGTGCTCGGCCGGCTGTTCGCCGAAGCGATCGAGAACGCGCCACGGCAGCCCGAGCAAAGCCTGCGCGAAGCCGGCAGCGGCGGCGTGCCGGCCTTCCTGTACGGAACGCAACCGCTGGTCTGGCCGCAATGCGTGGCCTACGGGCTCTACCGGCTGGAAATGAACATCCGCATGGCTGCCGTACTCGGCTTCGTCGGCGCCGGCGGCCTCGGCCAGATGCTCTATTACCACCTGTCGATCTTTCAGCAGGCGCAGGCGGCGACGGTACTGATCGCAATGTTCATCCTGGTGCTGGCTGTAGACGCGCTGAGCGACCGTCTGCGCAAGCGCATGGCGAGCGTCTGA
- a CDS encoding ABC transporter permease translates to MKTLTSTLPPTRDPDARARLGWTVLALGFLWPLLQLAEFRPWALFEGNNLQVMGAFLAGFLPPETSTDFLGILLKATLETLAMATAGIALALLIAVPLAILCTRPLAVSLIGPGPGHHGGSMLRLAGRALLTLLRAIPEIVWALMLVRVFGLGPAAGVLALAVTYGGMLGKVYTEILESTDTRPARSLLEAGSGRCAALAYGLLPNAAQELTSYTVYRWECAVRSSVIMGFVGAGGLGQLMDQSMKMLNGGEAALILLVFLLLVLLADALSATLRRALA, encoded by the coding sequence TTGAAGACGCTCACCAGCACCCTGCCGCCGACCCGGGACCCGGACGCGCGCGCGCGTCTCGGCTGGACGGTACTCGCCCTGGGATTTCTGTGGCCGCTCCTGCAGCTCGCCGAGTTCCGCCCCTGGGCGCTGTTCGAGGGCAATAATCTGCAGGTGATGGGCGCTTTTCTTGCAGGCTTTCTGCCACCCGAAACGTCGACCGATTTTCTCGGCATCCTTCTCAAGGCAACACTGGAAACTCTGGCAATGGCCACCGCCGGCATCGCGCTGGCCCTGCTCATCGCGGTGCCATTGGCGATCCTGTGCACACGCCCGCTGGCGGTATCGCTGATCGGGCCGGGACCCGGCCACCACGGTGGCAGCATGCTACGTCTCGCCGGGCGCGCGCTGCTGACCTTATTGCGCGCGATCCCCGAGATTGTCTGGGCGCTGATGCTGGTGCGCGTCTTCGGACTCGGGCCAGCCGCCGGCGTGCTGGCGCTGGCGGTCACCTACGGCGGCATGCTCGGCAAGGTGTACACCGAGATCCTCGAATCGACCGACACTCGCCCTGCCCGCTCGCTGCTCGAAGCGGGCAGTGGCCGCTGCGCGGCGCTGGCCTACGGACTGCTCCCCAACGCGGCGCAGGAACTGACCTCCTACACCGTCTATCGCTGGGAGTGTGCGGTCCGCTCGTCGGTAATCATGGGCTTCGTCGGCGCCGGCGGGCTCGGGCAGTTGATGGATCAGTCGATGAAGATGCTGAACGGCGGCGAGGCCGCCCTGATCCTCCTCGTCTTCCTGTTGCTGGTGCTGCTCGCCGACGCGCTGAGCGCGACATTGCGCCGGGCGTTGGCATGA
- a CDS encoding ATP-binding cassette domain-containing protein, whose protein sequence is MASELTGVGLTHGNGFRALQRISLRLARGEQVAVIGPSGAGKTSLSRLLGSALRPSDGRLEILGVNPWQASAGELRRLRARIGTIHQAPPIPPRQRVITAILAGRLGHWPAWKGLCSLLYPVDIDGARAVLARFDLADRLFDRCDRLSGGQLQRVGIARVLYQQPDLILADEPVSALDPTLADAALCELVADSERRGASLFASLHAVDLALKWFPRIVGLRAGEIVFDLPTARVSETMLRDLYAAEGGVLPIQARAPVSPRDGAAVDPGVTATDGQVEIPVVRFDTCRGR, encoded by the coding sequence ATGGCAAGCGAACTGACCGGCGTCGGACTGACGCACGGCAATGGTTTTCGCGCGCTGCAGCGAATCTCGCTGCGTCTTGCGCGCGGCGAGCAGGTGGCGGTGATCGGTCCGTCGGGCGCTGGCAAGACCAGCCTCTCGCGGCTCCTCGGCAGTGCCTTGCGGCCCAGTGACGGACGCCTGGAGATCCTCGGCGTCAACCCCTGGCAGGCGTCGGCCGGCGAATTGCGTCGCCTGCGCGCGCGCATCGGCACCATCCACCAAGCGCCACCGATTCCGCCCCGCCAGCGCGTGATTACCGCGATCCTCGCCGGCCGGCTCGGCCACTGGCCGGCATGGAAGGGGCTTTGCTCGCTGCTCTATCCGGTCGACATCGACGGTGCGCGGGCGGTACTGGCGCGCTTCGACCTCGCCGACCGCCTGTTCGATCGCTGCGACCGGCTCTCGGGAGGACAGTTGCAGCGCGTCGGGATCGCCCGCGTCCTCTACCAGCAACCCGACCTGATCCTGGCCGACGAACCGGTCTCGGCCCTCGACCCGACGCTCGCCGATGCCGCGCTCTGCGAACTGGTCGCCGACTCCGAGCGTCGCGGCGCCAGCCTGTTCGCTTCGCTGCATGCAGTAGACCTGGCGCTCAAGTGGTTTCCGCGCATCGTTGGTCTGCGCGCCGGCGAAATCGTCTTCGACCTGCCGACGGCACGCGTCAGCGAGACGATGTTGCGCGACCTATACGCCGCCGAGGGCGGCGTCTTGCCGATACAGGCCCGGGCTCCGGTATCTCCGCGCGACGGCGCCGCCGTTGACCCTGGGGTTACAGCCACCGACGGCCAGGTGGAGATCCCCGTCGTGCGCTTCGATACCTGCCGCGGACGCTGA
- a CDS encoding putative selenate ABC transporter substrate-binding protein has translation MMLLPRLISRSALALALMLGSVASYAENLLRVSAIPDEAPTELQRKFRPLGEYLEKETGYKVQFTPVSDYAAVVEGLAAKKIDLAWLGGFTFVQAKLRTGGEAIPIVQRAEDEVFTSKFIVPANSPVTSLVELKGKTFAFGSPSSTSGHLMPRFYLLKDGIDPDKDFKNVAFSGAHDATVAFVASGKVEAGVLNASVMDKLLEKGDANARRVKVIATTPSYFDYNWTVRPGLDPALRQKITQAFLKLDRADPAQRELMELQRASKFVPTTAANYDGIERAARSAGLIK, from the coding sequence ATGATGCTTTTGCCCCGCCTGATTTCCCGCAGCGCCCTGGCGCTCGCCCTGATGCTCGGCAGCGTTGCAAGTTACGCCGAAAACCTGTTACGGGTCTCGGCAATCCCCGACGAGGCGCCCACCGAACTGCAGCGCAAGTTCAGACCGCTCGGCGAGTATCTCGAGAAGGAAACCGGCTACAAGGTGCAGTTCACGCCGGTCAGCGACTATGCCGCGGTAGTCGAGGGCCTTGCGGCGAAGAAGATCGATCTCGCCTGGCTCGGCGGGTTCACCTTTGTACAGGCAAAGCTGCGGACTGGCGGCGAGGCGATCCCGATCGTCCAGCGCGCAGAGGACGAGGTGTTCACCAGCAAATTCATTGTGCCGGCGAACAGCCCGGTGACGTCGCTCGTCGAACTGAAGGGCAAGACCTTCGCCTTTGGCTCGCCGTCGTCCACCTCGGGACACCTGATGCCGCGTTTCTACCTGCTCAAGGATGGCATTGATCCTGACAAGGATTTCAAGAACGTCGCCTTCTCCGGTGCGCATGACGCGACCGTAGCCTTCGTTGCTTCCGGCAAGGTCGAGGCAGGCGTGCTCAATGCTTCGGTAATGGACAAACTGCTCGAAAAGGGCGATGCCAACGCCAGGCGGGTCAAGGTCATCGCCACGACGCCGTCCTACTTCGACTACAACTGGACGGTGCGCCCCGGTCTTGACCCGGCGCTGCGCCAGAAGATCACCCAGGCATTCCTCAAGCTCGACCGGGCCGACCCGGCGCAGCGCGAACTGATGGAACTGCAGCGCGCGTCGAAGTTCGTGCCGACCACGGCGGCCAACTATGATGGCATCGAACGGGCGGCGCGCAGCGCCGGGCTGATCAAGTAA
- the selD gene encoding selenide, water dikinase SelD, with amino-acid sequence MRAASTPILRDIVLIGGGHSHVGVLRMFAMQRLPGLRLTVICTDTDTPYSGMLPGYIAGHYDFDAVHIDLRRLAEFAGTRYFRDEVIGINRAARQVLCRQRPPVPYDVLSINIGSTPQLARVEGAAEQAVPVKPIRRFNERWLALLGRVRAHAGTTTIAVVGAGAGGVELTLAMQYRLRGELAALGRDPDELRFHLFSASASILPTHNAAVRGVFERVLSERGVILHRHCEVVEVAAGHLRVRSGEMFAADEIVWVTQAGGAPWLRETGLALDGEGFIRVRNTLQSETDPLIFAAGDCASLTDRPLEKAGVFAVRMGKPLAENLRRIVLCQPLLAYRPQRRWLALISTGDRHAVASRGWLFARGDWVWRWKDWIDRRFMRRFSEFAPMDENASPAPSEAIPLDAAEQTQAISAIAMRCGGCGAKVGATVLSRALARVHPIARDDVLIGLYAPDDAAVLRVPLGSALVHTVDFFRAFIDDPWLFGRIAANHALGDIFAMGGAPQSATAIATVPPGLESKVEDTVFQMMAGATAVLNEAGCALVGGHTGEGRELALGFAINGLIDATLACILRKDGMRPGDALILSKPLGTGTLFAAQARLQARGRWIDAALESMQQSNQAAVPCLIAHGASACTDLTGFGLLGHLVEMTRSSGVDAEIDLAALPLLEGAAETIAAGIVSSLQPANVRLRRALRNQPESLHHPNYPLLFDPQTAGGLLASVPAEKAADCIAALRGLGYARAICIGRVLPASEAVEPITLRT; translated from the coding sequence ATGCGCGCGGCAAGCACTCCGATCCTCCGCGATATTGTCCTGATTGGCGGTGGTCACAGCCACGTCGGCGTGCTGCGAATGTTTGCCATGCAGCGGTTGCCGGGTCTGCGCCTGACCGTGATCTGCACCGATACGGACACGCCGTACTCGGGAATGCTGCCCGGCTACATCGCCGGACACTACGATTTCGACGCAGTGCATATCGATCTGCGGCGGCTGGCCGAATTCGCCGGCACGCGCTATTTCCGCGACGAAGTGATCGGCATCAACCGCGCCGCACGCCAGGTACTGTGCCGCCAGCGGCCGCCAGTGCCCTACGATGTGCTGTCGATCAACATCGGCTCGACGCCACAGCTTGCGCGCGTCGAAGGCGCTGCCGAGCAGGCGGTACCGGTGAAACCGATCCGCCGCTTCAACGAACGCTGGCTGGCTCTGCTTGGGCGCGTGCGTGCGCACGCTGGGACAACAACGATCGCCGTAGTCGGTGCCGGTGCCGGCGGCGTCGAGCTGACGCTGGCCATGCAGTACCGACTGCGCGGTGAACTCGCTGCGCTCGGTCGCGATCCCGACGAACTTCGTTTTCACCTCTTCTCGGCCAGCGCGAGCATTCTGCCGACACACAACGCGGCGGTGCGTGGCGTCTTCGAGCGCGTCCTGAGCGAGCGCGGCGTGATTCTCCATCGCCATTGCGAAGTCGTCGAAGTTGCCGCCGGCCATCTACGGGTGCGCAGCGGCGAGATGTTCGCCGCCGACGAGATCGTCTGGGTGACGCAGGCCGGCGGCGCGCCGTGGCTGCGTGAGACCGGACTGGCGCTCGATGGCGAGGGTTTCATCCGGGTCCGCAACACCCTGCAGAGCGAGACTGATCCGCTGATCTTCGCCGCCGGTGATTGCGCATCGCTGACCGACCGGCCGCTGGAAAAGGCTGGTGTCTTCGCGGTGCGGATGGGCAAACCGCTGGCCGAAAACCTTCGGCGAATCGTCCTGTGCCAGCCACTGCTCGCGTATCGCCCACAGCGACGCTGGCTGGCGCTGATCAGCACCGGCGACCGGCACGCGGTCGCCTCGCGCGGCTGGCTATTTGCGCGTGGTGACTGGGTGTGGCGCTGGAAGGACTGGATCGACCGGCGCTTCATGCGCCGTTTCAGCGAATTCGCGCCAATGGACGAGAATGCCTCGCCTGCGCCGTCCGAGGCGATTCCACTCGACGCGGCCGAGCAGACACAGGCGATCTCGGCTATTGCCATGCGCTGCGGCGGCTGTGGCGCCAAGGTCGGCGCCACGGTCCTGTCACGGGCGCTGGCAAGGGTTCACCCGATCGCACGCGACGATGTGCTGATCGGCCTGTACGCGCCCGACGATGCAGCGGTGCTGCGGGTGCCGCTGGGCAGTGCGCTGGTGCATACGGTCGATTTCTTTCGTGCCTTCATCGACGACCCCTGGCTTTTCGGCAGGATCGCCGCCAATCATGCGCTCGGCGACATCTTCGCGATGGGTGGCGCGCCGCAGTCGGCAACGGCGATCGCCACCGTTCCGCCAGGACTGGAGAGCAAGGTCGAGGACACCGTCTTCCAGATGATGGCGGGCGCCACTGCAGTGCTCAACGAGGCCGGCTGTGCGCTGGTCGGCGGTCATACCGGCGAGGGTCGCGAACTGGCGCTCGGTTTCGCGATCAACGGGCTGATCGACGCAACCCTGGCCTGCATCCTGCGCAAGGACGGCATGCGTCCCGGCGATGCACTGATCCTCAGCAAACCGCTCGGCACCGGTACCCTGTTCGCGGCGCAGGCGCGGCTGCAGGCGCGCGGCCGCTGGATCGATGCGGCTTTGGAATCGATGCAACAGTCGAACCAGGCGGCAGTGCCGTGCTTGATCGCGCACGGCGCGAGCGCGTGCACCGACCTCACCGGCTTCGGTCTGCTCGGACATCTGGTCGAGATGACTCGCTCGTCTGGGGTAGACGCCGAGATCGACCTGGCTGCGCTGCCACTCCTCGAGGGGGCTGCCGAAACGATTGCAGCGGGAATCGTCAGCTCGCTGCAGCCGGCCAACGTGCGCCTGCGCCGCGCGCTGCGCAACCAGCCCGAATCCCTGCATCACCCGAACTACCCACTACTCTTCGATCCGCAGACCGCCGGCGGACTACTCGCCAGCGTGCCGGCGGAAAAGGCAGCGGACTGCATCGCCGCGCTGCGCGGCCTGGGCTATGCGCGAGCGATCTGCATCGGACGCGTGCTGCCGGCCAGCGAGGCAGTGGAACCAATTACACTGCGCACCTGA